The following coding sequences are from one Comamonas koreensis window:
- the acpS gene encoding holo-ACP synthase, with protein sequence MIYGIGTDICDIRRIRATLERQGERFAHKVLAEGELAVWRRRSERWPDRGVRYMATRFSAKEAFSKAVGLGMRMPMTWRNCEVINLPSGKPGIRLHGELAAWFEAQGLTAHITVTDEVDYAASFCVVEKL encoded by the coding sequence ATGATCTACGGTATTGGCACCGACATCTGCGATATCCGCCGCATCCGCGCTACGTTGGAGCGCCAGGGCGAGCGCTTTGCCCACAAGGTGCTCGCCGAGGGCGAGCTGGCCGTCTGGCGCCGCCGCAGCGAGCGCTGGCCTGACCGGGGCGTGCGCTACATGGCCACCCGCTTTTCGGCCAAGGAGGCCTTCAGCAAGGCCGTGGGCCTGGGTATGCGCATGCCGATGACCTGGCGCAACTGCGAGGTCATCAACCTGCCCAGCGGCAAGCCGGGCATCCGGCTGCATGGCGAGCTGGCCGCCTGGTTCGAGGCGCAAGGGCTGACGGCCCATATCACCGTGACCGACGAGGTCGACTATGCCGCGAGCTTTTGCGTCGTCGAAAAGCTCTGA
- the lepA gene encoding translation elongation factor 4, producing MQHIRNFSIIAHIDHGKSTLADRLIQYCGGLAERDMEAQVLDSMDIEKERGITIKAQTAALQYKAKDGKVYNLNLIDTPGHVDFSYEVSRSLSACEGALLVVDASQGVEAQTVANCYTALDLGVEVFAVLNKMDLPNADPDNAKAEIEDVIGIDASDAIPCSAKTGMGIEEILEAVVAKVPPPKGEPEAPLRAMIVDSWFDPYVGVVMLVRVVDGQLKKNERFKMMATGAAYEANSLGVFTPANESRDVLRAGEVGYIIAGIKELKAAKVGDTITLEKKLPNNLGPASAPLPGFKEVKSQVFAGLYPTEASEYDQLRDALEKLQLNDAALHYEPEVSQALGFGFRCGFLGLLHMEIVQERLEREFDQDLITTAPSVVYQVLKADGELVDVENPSKMPDAGRLEEVREPIVTVHLYMPQDYVGPVMTLANQKRGVQMDMAYHGRQVMLTYEMPLGEIVLDFFDKLKSVSRGYASMDYEFKEYRASDVVKVDILLNGEKVDALSIIVHRSQSVYRGRAVVAKMREIISRQMFDVAIQAAIGANIIARETVKAMRKNVLAKCYGGDITRKRKLLEKQKAGKKRMKQIGSVEVPQEAFLAILQVDD from the coding sequence ATGCAGCACATTCGTAATTTTTCCATCATTGCCCATATTGACCATGGCAAGTCGACCTTGGCGGACCGCCTGATCCAGTATTGCGGAGGCCTGGCTGAGCGCGACATGGAGGCACAGGTGCTGGACTCGATGGACATCGAGAAAGAGCGCGGCATCACGATCAAGGCGCAGACGGCGGCCTTGCAGTACAAGGCCAAGGACGGCAAGGTCTACAACCTCAACCTGATCGATACCCCCGGCCACGTGGACTTCTCCTATGAAGTCTCGCGCTCGTTGTCGGCCTGCGAAGGCGCGCTGCTGGTGGTCGATGCCTCCCAAGGTGTCGAAGCGCAGACAGTGGCCAACTGCTACACCGCGCTGGACCTGGGCGTGGAAGTGTTTGCCGTGCTCAACAAGATGGATCTGCCCAATGCAGACCCGGACAATGCCAAGGCCGAGATCGAGGATGTGATTGGCATTGATGCGAGCGATGCGATTCCCTGCTCGGCCAAGACAGGCATGGGCATTGAAGAAATTCTGGAAGCCGTGGTGGCCAAGGTGCCGCCACCCAAGGGCGAGCCCGAGGCACCCCTGCGCGCGATGATCGTGGACAGCTGGTTTGACCCCTATGTGGGCGTCGTGATGCTGGTGCGCGTGGTCGACGGCCAGCTCAAGAAGAACGAGCGTTTCAAGATGATGGCCACCGGCGCGGCCTATGAGGCCAACAGCCTGGGCGTGTTCACGCCCGCCAACGAGTCGCGCGATGTGCTCAGGGCCGGCGAGGTGGGTTACATCATTGCCGGCATCAAGGAGCTGAAGGCCGCCAAGGTGGGCGACACCATCACCCTGGAAAAGAAGCTGCCCAACAACCTGGGCCCGGCCAGCGCGCCGCTGCCGGGCTTCAAGGAAGTCAAGTCCCAGGTGTTTGCCGGCCTGTATCCGACCGAAGCGTCCGAGTACGACCAGCTGCGTGATGCGCTGGAAAAACTCCAGCTCAATGATGCGGCGCTGCACTACGAGCCCGAAGTCTCGCAGGCGCTGGGCTTTGGCTTTCGCTGCGGCTTCCTGGGCCTGCTGCACATGGAAATCGTGCAGGAGCGTCTCGAGCGCGAGTTCGACCAGGACCTGATCACCACCGCGCCCAGCGTGGTCTACCAGGTGCTCAAGGCCGATGGCGAACTCGTCGATGTGGAAAACCCCTCGAAGATGCCAGATGCCGGCCGTCTCGAAGAGGTGCGCGAACCCATCGTGACCGTGCACCTCTACATGCCCCAGGACTATGTCGGCCCGGTGATGACCCTGGCCAACCAGAAGCGCGGTGTGCAGATGGACATGGCCTACCACGGCCGCCAGGTGATGCTGACCTATGAGATGCCACTGGGCGAGATCGTGCTGGACTTCTTTGACAAGCTCAAATCGGTCTCGCGTGGCTATGCCTCGATGGACTACGAGTTCAAGGAATACCGGGCCTCCGACGTGGTCAAGGTCGACATCCTGCTCAACGGCGAGAAGGTGGACGCGCTGTCCATCATCGTGCACCGTTCGCAGTCGGTTTACCGTGGCCGCGCCGTGGTTGCCAAGATGCGCGAAATCATCAGCCGCCAGATGTTCGACGTGGCGATCCAGGCGGCGATTGGTGCCAACATCATCGCCCGCGAAACGGTCAAGGCCATGCGCAAGAACGTGCTGGCCAAGTGCTATGGTGGCGACATCACGCGTAAGCGCAAGCTGCTGGAAAAGCAGAAGGCCGGCAAGAAGCGCATGAAGCAGATCGGCTCGGTGGAAGTGCCCCAAGAGGCGTTCCTGGCGATTTTGCAAGTGGACGATTAA
- the era gene encoding GTPase Era, which translates to MLAAAKPGATVARVSAPDADQAEAPAAPTGPQRCGLIAIVGKPNVGKSTLMNALVGQKISITSRKAQTTRHRITGIRTKDNTQFVFVDTPGFQTRHSRALNKSLNKTVMGAIGDVDLILFVVEAGSFTLADAKVLSLFKPGIPTLLIANKLDTVHRRHEIAPWLRDMQERHPFAEFVPMSAKNKGDIERLFGICEKYLPEQAWFYGPEELTDRSEKFLASETVREKLFRFTGDELPYTSTVVIDKFDEEPSKTHGRFMRIAATIVVERDGHKAMVIGEKGEKLKRISTEARQELEKLLGAKVFLEVWVKVKSGWADDEARVKSFGYE; encoded by the coding sequence ATGCTCGCGGCCGCCAAGCCCGGCGCGACTGTGGCACGCGTCAGCGCCCCCGATGCCGACCAGGCCGAGGCGCCTGCCGCGCCCACCGGCCCGCAGCGCTGCGGTCTGATTGCCATCGTCGGCAAGCCCAATGTGGGCAAGTCCACGTTGATGAATGCCCTGGTCGGCCAGAAGATCTCGATCACCTCGCGCAAGGCGCAGACCACACGCCACCGCATCACCGGTATCCGCACAAAGGACAACACCCAGTTCGTGTTTGTCGATACGCCGGGCTTTCAGACCCGCCACTCGCGCGCCTTGAACAAGTCGCTCAACAAGACGGTGATGGGCGCCATCGGCGATGTGGACCTGATCCTGTTTGTCGTGGAGGCGGGCAGCTTCACCTTGGCCGACGCCAAGGTGCTGTCGCTGTTCAAGCCCGGCATTCCCACCTTGCTGATCGCCAACAAGCTCGACACCGTGCACCGCCGCCACGAGATTGCGCCCTGGCTGCGCGACATGCAGGAGCGCCACCCCTTTGCCGAATTCGTGCCGATGTCGGCCAAGAACAAGGGCGATATCGAGCGCCTGTTCGGCATCTGCGAAAAGTACCTGCCCGAGCAGGCCTGGTTCTACGGTCCTGAAGAGCTGACCGACCGCAGCGAGAAGTTCCTGGCGTCCGAGACCGTGCGCGAGAAGCTCTTTCGCTTCACCGGTGATGAGCTGCCCTACACCTCGACCGTTGTCATCGACAAGTTCGACGAGGAGCCCAGCAAGACGCATGGCCGCTTCATGCGCATTGCAGCGACCATCGTTGTCGAACGTGATGGCCACAAGGCCATGGTGATTGGCGAGAAGGGCGAGAAGCTCAAGCGCATCAGCACCGAGGCACGCCAGGAGCTCGAAAAGCTGCTGGGCGCCAAGGTGTTCCTGGAAGTCTGGGTCAAGGTCAAGTCCGGCTGGGCCGATGACGAGGCCCGGGTCAAGTCCTTCGGCTACGAATAA
- a CDS encoding pyridoxine 5'-phosphate synthase produces the protein MTTPVKTALSINLNKVALVRNTRHLDIPSVTRAARLCLEAGAQGITVHPRPDERHIRPGDVERLADVIATWPVKREYNIEGNPFQNLMTYVRQYRPHQATFVPDGEDQFTSDHGWNFPQDAERLKPLVDECKALGVRVSLFMDPIPEQMAAAKAVGADRVELYTEPYAAAFGTPEQSVQLARYVAAAKAAQAVGLGVNAGHDLSLRNLTPFVTHVPQVLEVSIGHAFVTDALEMGYAEAVRAYRRSLDARADGVLL, from the coding sequence ATGACTACCCCCGTGAAAACTGCCCTGTCTATCAACCTCAACAAGGTGGCACTGGTGCGTAACACCCGCCACCTGGACATCCCCAGCGTGACGCGTGCGGCACGTCTGTGCCTGGAAGCGGGCGCGCAGGGGATCACCGTGCACCCGCGGCCGGACGAGCGCCATATCCGCCCGGGCGATGTGGAGCGGCTGGCCGATGTGATCGCCACCTGGCCGGTCAAGCGCGAGTACAACATCGAAGGCAATCCTTTCCAAAATCTGATGACCTACGTGCGCCAGTACCGCCCGCACCAGGCCACCTTTGTGCCCGATGGCGAGGACCAGTTCACCAGCGACCATGGCTGGAACTTTCCGCAAGACGCCGAGCGCCTCAAGCCGCTGGTGGACGAGTGCAAGGCACTGGGTGTGCGCGTGAGCCTGTTCATGGACCCGATCCCCGAGCAGATGGCCGCTGCCAAGGCGGTGGGCGCCGACCGGGTCGAGCTCTACACCGAGCCCTATGCGGCCGCCTTTGGCACGCCGGAGCAAAGTGTGCAATTGGCGCGCTACGTGGCCGCGGCCAAGGCGGCGCAGGCTGTGGGCCTGGGCGTCAATGCCGGCCATGACCTGAGCCTGCGCAACCTCACCCCCTTTGTGACCCATGTGCCCCAGGTGCTGGAAGTGTCGATTGGCCACGCCTTTGTCACCGATGCGCTGGAGATGGGCTACGCCGAAGCCGTGCGTGCCTACCGCCGCTCGCTCGATGCCCGCGCCGATGGCGTGCTGCTGTAA
- the rnc gene encoding ribonuclease III — MESELSRLQERLQYSFANGALLQRAVTHRSFCADHNERLEFLGDSVLGLAVSTMLFQKLKGTPEGELSRMRANLVKQDTLHQIALRLQLAKVLRLGEGESKSGGRERPSILADAVEAIIGAVYLDAGYTRAEAIVHHLYERVEISQHMPAASKDAKTALQEWLQARKKSVPEYVVTGTTGAAHAQTFHVDCVVPAFQARSEGAGASRRAAEQAAAAIMLQQLQTQHR; from the coding sequence GTGGAATCAGAACTCAGTCGATTGCAGGAACGCCTGCAGTATTCTTTTGCGAACGGTGCGTTGCTGCAGCGAGCGGTAACGCACCGTAGTTTTTGTGCGGATCACAATGAGCGCCTGGAGTTTCTGGGCGACTCGGTGCTGGGCCTGGCGGTATCGACGATGCTGTTCCAGAAGCTCAAGGGCACCCCGGAGGGCGAGCTCTCGCGCATGCGCGCCAACCTGGTCAAGCAAGACACCTTGCACCAGATTGCGCTGCGCCTGCAGCTGGCCAAGGTGCTGCGCCTGGGCGAAGGGGAGTCTAAATCGGGGGGGCGTGAGCGCCCCTCGATACTCGCCGATGCGGTCGAGGCGATTATTGGAGCGGTTTACTTGGATGCCGGCTACACGCGGGCCGAGGCGATCGTGCATCATCTCTATGAGCGTGTCGAAATCTCGCAGCACATGCCCGCCGCATCCAAGGATGCCAAGACGGCGCTGCAGGAGTGGCTGCAGGCACGCAAGAAATCGGTGCCGGAGTATGTGGTGACCGGCACAACCGGGGCTGCGCATGCGCAGACCTTCCATGTCGACTGTGTGGTGCCGGCCTTTCAGGCCCGCAGCGAAGGCGCTGGCGCATCGCGCCGTGCGGCCGAGCAGGCGGCAGCTGCCATCATGTTGCAACAACTGCAGACCCAGCATCGCTAA
- a CDS encoding nuclear transport factor 2 family protein: protein MTTSNLDTIAATYEGSPEDNARHLMAALAPEVLWIEAAGSPYAGQYVGAAQIVEGVFARIGSDWAVFSAQVHTYLADGDRVAAFGRYTGTHRASGKAMVASFSHLYQLRDGQIIRMEQVVDSAPMLQAMQP, encoded by the coding sequence ATGACCACCAGCAACCTGGACACCATTGCTGCCACCTATGAAGGCAGCCCCGAGGACAACGCCCGCCATTTGATGGCCGCGCTCGCGCCCGAGGTGCTGTGGATCGAGGCTGCAGGCTCGCCCTATGCGGGCCAGTATGTTGGCGCGGCGCAGATCGTGGAGGGCGTATTTGCGCGGATTGGCAGCGACTGGGCGGTGTTCAGCGCTCAGGTACATACCTACCTGGCCGATGGCGACCGGGTCGCCGCTTTTGGCCGCTACACCGGCACGCACCGCGCCAGCGGCAAGGCCATGGTGGCGAGCTTTTCGCACCTGTACCAGCTGCGCGATGGCCAGATCATCCGCATGGAGCAGGTGGTGGACAGCGCCCCCATGCTGCAAGCGATGCAGCCATGA
- the recO gene encoding DNA repair protein RecO translates to MAVKRVNEEPAYILHRYDWSESSLVLECFTRHRGRVALVAKGVKKPTSNFRPVLLALQPLRLSWGIAGEGASDIHTLKSAEWVGGHTMPVGAGLLSGLYLNELLMRLLAREDPFANLFDIYAGVVRVLATDHGEVLEPVLRAFELLLLRELGLLPSLAAQTLSLQPLQPATRYVLVPDAGLREAHGQDRAGLSGAQWEGLEQALSAANPYPAVLRACVLCAAELKVQLRTLLQHHCGQPVLRTRQLMMDIQSL, encoded by the coding sequence ATGGCTGTCAAGCGCGTCAATGAAGAACCGGCCTACATCCTGCACCGGTATGACTGGAGCGAATCCAGCCTGGTGCTGGAATGCTTTACACGGCACCGGGGACGCGTAGCCCTGGTCGCCAAGGGCGTTAAAAAACCCACGTCCAACTTTAGGCCGGTGCTGCTGGCCTTGCAGCCGCTGCGCCTGTCCTGGGGCATCGCGGGCGAGGGGGCCTCGGACATCCATACGCTCAAAAGCGCCGAGTGGGTAGGCGGCCACACGATGCCGGTGGGCGCGGGCCTGCTCTCGGGCCTGTACCTCAATGAGCTGCTGATGCGGCTGCTGGCGCGCGAAGACCCGTTTGCCAACCTGTTCGACATCTATGCCGGTGTGGTGCGGGTGCTGGCCACCGACCATGGCGAGGTGCTCGAGCCCGTGCTGCGCGCCTTTGAGCTGCTGCTGCTGCGCGAGCTGGGGCTGCTGCCATCGCTGGCGGCGCAAACCCTGTCGCTGCAGCCGCTCCAGCCCGCCACCCGCTATGTGCTGGTGCCCGACGCCGGCCTGCGCGAGGCCCATGGGCAGGACAGGGCGGGGCTAAGCGGTGCACAATGGGAGGGCTTGGAGCAAGCGCTGTCCGCTGCAAACCCCTATCCCGCAGTGCTCAGGGCTTGCGTGTTGTGCGCCGCAGAGTTAAAAGTTCAGTTGCGTACGCTGCTGCAACACCATTGTGGTCAGCCGGTATTGCGTACGCGCCAGTTGATGATGGATATCCAATCACTATGA
- a CDS encoding DUF4845 domain-containing protein: MQAMKQAPRQRQRGMSFIGVVLWGFIIVALAIVGSKAVPIVIENMNIKKAAVKAARQGTTVQEVRAIYERSQAIDDMTSVNAKDLEVTKDTDGKIVVSYSYERDIPLYGPAFLVFRFNDSVK, encoded by the coding sequence ATGCAGGCTATGAAACAAGCACCCCGGCAGCGCCAGCGCGGCATGTCGTTCATCGGTGTGGTGCTCTGGGGTTTCATCATCGTGGCCCTGGCCATTGTGGGCAGCAAGGCAGTCCCGATCGTGATCGAGAACATGAACATCAAGAAGGCCGCCGTCAAGGCTGCCCGCCAGGGCACGACGGTGCAGGAAGTGCGCGCCATCTATGAGCGCTCGCAGGCGATTGATGACATGACCTCGGTCAATGCCAAGGATTTGGAAGTGACCAAAGACACGGACGGCAAGATTGTGGTGTCCTACAGCTACGAGCGGGACATCCCCTTGTACGGGCCAGCCTTTCTGGTCTTCCGTTTTAACGATAGTGTGAAGTAG
- the lepB gene encoding signal peptidase I: MQLLTTLILAAFVAYMGAWYSGAIEGNFALLLFLATVITGAYWLAERFYFFPRRQAAAAQLEVSAAERRRQLDAQGIDKVDGDDVQEGKARLLMQPWWLDWTAGLFPVIAVVFILRSFLFEPFKIPSGSMIPTLQVGDLILVNKFTYGVRLPVINKKITEGTAPKRGDVMVFRYPPQPSMDYIKRVVGVPGDEVAYINKRLTINGKAVPTTNQPDYFEQDAMRYFKQIEEQLGDKPHRSIINPDVPNFVQGVTDFKYKDNCRYSVEGVTCKVPEGHYFMMGDNRDNSLDSRYWGFVPDANIVGRAFFVWMNFGNIKRIGPFN, from the coding sequence ATGCAACTCCTGACAACACTGATTCTGGCCGCTTTTGTGGCCTATATGGGCGCCTGGTACAGCGGCGCCATCGAAGGCAATTTTGCACTGCTGCTGTTTTTGGCCACGGTGATCACCGGCGCCTACTGGCTGGCAGAGCGCTTTTACTTCTTCCCCCGGCGCCAGGCGGCCGCTGCCCAGCTCGAGGTCTCGGCGGCCGAGCGGCGCCGCCAGCTCGATGCCCAGGGCATCGACAAGGTTGACGGCGACGATGTGCAAGAAGGCAAGGCGCGCCTGTTGATGCAGCCCTGGTGGCTGGATTGGACCGCGGGCCTCTTTCCGGTGATCGCGGTGGTCTTCATCCTGCGCTCTTTCCTGTTTGAGCCCTTCAAGATTCCGTCGGGCTCGATGATTCCCACCTTGCAGGTGGGCGACCTGATCCTGGTCAACAAGTTCACCTATGGGGTGCGCCTGCCGGTGATCAACAAGAAGATCACCGAAGGCACGGCGCCCAAGCGCGGCGATGTGATGGTGTTCCGCTACCCCCCGCAGCCGAGCATGGACTACATCAAGCGTGTGGTGGGTGTGCCCGGTGACGAGGTGGCCTACATCAACAAGCGCCTGACCATCAATGGCAAGGCGGTGCCGACGACCAACCAGCCCGATTACTTCGAGCAGGATGCGATGCGCTACTTCAAGCAGATTGAAGAGCAGCTGGGCGACAAGCCGCACCGCTCCATCATCAACCCGGACGTGCCCAACTTCGTGCAGGGCGTGACGGATTTCAAGTACAAGGACAACTGCCGCTACAGCGTCGAGGGCGTGACCTGCAAGGTGCCCGAAGGCCATTACTTCATGATGGGTGACAACCGCGACAACTCGTTGGATTCCCGTTACTGGGGCTTTGTGCCGGATGCCAATATTGTCGGCCGGGCCTTCTTTGTCTGGATGAATTTCGGTAACATCAAGCGTATCGGACCGTTTAACTAA
- a CDS encoding MBL fold metallo-hydrolase, translated as MKQHYYTLSACALAAALLAGCERSSTASAPAAPAASAPAAPAPADTQQVALTTEVFNPGEQAIFAVSSVLVQGKSEVLLIDAQFSAEQARKLADKIKATGKRLTTIYISHGDPDFYFGLDTLQAAFPEARIVATPQTIAHIEATKDAKLKVWGPQLGENAPKQLVVPQPLQGDSLQVDGQALQLIGLDGPTPDRTVVWIPSIKTVAGGIPVLAGEHVWMADTQTPQSHSDWLAMLARIKALNPEVVIPGHFAGVMPAGTAALDFTADYIRAFDEETAKAKDGAALEAAMKQRFPNLGGLESLALSAKVAKGEMQWH; from the coding sequence ATGAAACAACACTACTACACGCTGTCGGCCTGCGCACTGGCCGCCGCCCTGTTGGCCGGCTGTGAGCGCAGCAGCACGGCATCGGCGCCTGCTGCGCCAGCCGCCAGTGCGCCGGCAGCCCCCGCGCCGGCCGACACCCAGCAAGTTGCGCTGACCACCGAGGTCTTCAACCCGGGCGAGCAGGCGATCTTTGCCGTGTCCTCGGTGCTGGTGCAGGGCAAGAGCGAGGTGCTGCTGATCGATGCGCAGTTCTCGGCCGAGCAGGCGCGCAAGCTGGCCGACAAGATCAAGGCCACCGGCAAGCGCCTGACGACGATCTATATCAGCCATGGCGACCCGGACTTCTACTTTGGTCTGGACACCCTGCAGGCCGCGTTCCCCGAGGCCAGGATTGTGGCCACACCGCAGACCATTGCCCATATCGAGGCCACCAAGGACGCCAAGCTCAAGGTCTGGGGGCCGCAGCTGGGTGAGAACGCGCCCAAGCAGCTGGTGGTGCCCCAGCCGCTGCAAGGCGACAGCCTGCAGGTGGATGGCCAGGCCTTGCAGCTGATCGGCCTCGATGGCCCGACACCGGACCGCACCGTGGTGTGGATTCCGTCGATCAAGACCGTGGCCGGTGGCATCCCGGTGCTGGCCGGTGAGCATGTCTGGATGGCCGATACCCAGACGCCGCAGTCGCATAGCGACTGGCTGGCGATGCTGGCGCGCATCAAGGCATTGAACCCGGAGGTCGTGATCCCCGGCCACTTTGCCGGCGTGATGCCCGCTGGCACGGCGGCGCTGGACTTCACCGCTGACTACATCCGCGCCTTTGACGAAGAAACGGCCAAGGCCAAGGATGGCGCGGCGCTGGAAGCGGCGATGAAGCAGCGCTTCCCCAACCTGGGCGGCCTCGAAAGCCTGGCGCTGAGCGCCAAGGTGGCCAAGGGCGAGATGCAGTGGCACTGA